In the Candidatus Paceibacterota bacterium genome, one interval contains:
- a CDS encoding polysaccharide biosynthesis tyrosine autokinase, with amino-acid sequence MNEQTVQPALDRSTSRAHFHARLSRYRNLLREKWWVLVLGAAIGAAISAVLVWYAPPTFVSVGRMIVSIKLTIQPASLYSEELSNFLGTQAALMQSSAVINRAHTRVLAQKPEVKMHPVALNVSVLPKTTIFVLRATGGDPDYTQAFLQACMDEYIALKKEMRMQTSDTTVAGLTEQVMRLEKELRRAEEEIAEFQSTNSVVLSQEQGAGAASYDAALNQRIATLKAEFELLHKVTLDQNLSRQQAEGTGMPAASGPVQDPSGTLPQDLTGNSSPASVSTGQATATAVDRMDADYLKAKQQVLLMKAEMQELSQYLRPKHPKMIAMKEEIGRREELLKIYRSQSEEQLRSRKDMLALEIGILEKQLKARDERSLVLQQKAAEYQRLKANVQRIQALYDQLLATMQTLDVNKEISPESVEPIERASVAYRNRAELRKKLAVGGLVGLMLGVGLLMLLDRLDDRMSSFTELQDLLDENVLGQVPREGSISSRKQTCLIEQEDMRHSFVEAYRNLRSSLLYMAESGERPKTVLVTSSVPNDGKSITAANLAITMARAGSRVLLVDADLRRGGLHRLFGIPAQPGLSEVLAEGIAWETVVRATKFGSLFVLPAGAFTGKSSELFIGEITRSFIQESAAKYDYVIMDTVPVMAADDVTSLAPQVDGVIFVVRAAFTSARVARASLDSLYQRQVRVLGLVFNAVRPSSEDYYYYRYRDYYRPYPAARAESDVAAGRGR; translated from the coding sequence ATGAATGAGCAAACCGTTCAACCCGCGCTGGACCGGTCCACCTCAAGGGCGCATTTTCATGCGCGGCTGAGCCGCTACCGCAACCTGTTGCGAGAGAAATGGTGGGTGCTGGTCTTGGGTGCGGCAATCGGCGCGGCGATCAGTGCAGTGCTGGTTTGGTATGCGCCTCCGACGTTTGTGTCTGTCGGGCGTATGATCGTGAGCATTAAGCTAACGATCCAGCCCGCATCACTCTATTCAGAGGAGCTTAGCAACTTCCTGGGCACCCAAGCGGCCCTGATGCAAAGCAGCGCGGTGATCAACCGCGCGCACACGCGTGTGTTGGCGCAGAAACCGGAGGTGAAAATGCATCCGGTGGCGTTGAATGTCTCCGTTCTCCCTAAGACCACAATCTTTGTCCTGCGAGCCACGGGTGGCGATCCGGATTATACGCAAGCGTTCTTGCAGGCCTGCATGGACGAGTATATTGCCTTGAAGAAAGAGATGCGGATGCAGACTTCCGACACGACGGTAGCCGGTCTGACGGAACAAGTGATGCGGCTGGAAAAGGAATTACGTAGAGCTGAAGAGGAGATCGCCGAGTTCCAGAGCACGAACAGCGTGGTTCTGTCCCAGGAACAGGGAGCCGGCGCCGCCAGTTACGACGCGGCGCTTAACCAGCGAATTGCGACGCTGAAAGCCGAATTCGAACTGCTGCACAAGGTGACGCTGGATCAGAATCTGAGCCGTCAACAGGCGGAAGGCACCGGTATGCCAGCAGCGAGTGGGCCGGTCCAGGATCCAAGCGGGACCCTTCCGCAGGACTTGACCGGAAACTCCTCACCGGCGAGCGTCTCGACGGGTCAAGCCACCGCGACCGCAGTTGATCGAATGGACGCGGACTACCTCAAGGCCAAACAGCAAGTGCTCCTGATGAAGGCGGAGATGCAGGAGTTGTCCCAGTACCTCAGGCCAAAGCATCCTAAGATGATTGCGATGAAGGAGGAGATTGGCCGGCGGGAGGAGTTGCTCAAGATTTACCGCAGCCAAAGCGAGGAGCAGTTGAGGAGCCGTAAGGACATGCTGGCTTTGGAGATTGGAATTCTGGAGAAGCAATTGAAGGCGCGGGATGAAAGGAGCTTGGTACTCCAGCAGAAGGCTGCTGAGTACCAACGGCTCAAAGCGAATGTGCAGCGAATCCAGGCGCTGTACGATCAACTGCTGGCTACTATGCAGACCCTCGATGTCAACAAGGAGATTAGCCCGGAAAGCGTCGAACCCATTGAGAGAGCTTCTGTAGCCTATCGGAACCGGGCGGAGCTGCGGAAGAAGCTGGCAGTCGGCGGGTTGGTTGGATTGATGCTGGGGGTGGGATTGTTGATGTTGTTGGACCGGCTGGACGACCGGATGAGTTCTTTCACCGAGCTGCAGGATTTACTTGATGAAAACGTGTTGGGCCAGGTTCCCAGAGAAGGGTCCATCAGCTCGAGGAAGCAGACGTGTCTGATTGAGCAAGAGGATATGCGACATTCCTTCGTCGAGGCATACCGCAATCTTCGTTCCTCTCTCCTCTATATGGCCGAGTCGGGCGAACGGCCTAAGACTGTTCTCGTGACCAGTTCGGTGCCGAATGATGGCAAGTCGATCACAGCCGCCAACCTTGCCATTACGATGGCGCGCGCCGGCTCCCGCGTGCTCCTGGTGGATGCCGACCTTCGCAGGGGGGGGCTGCACCGACTTTTTGGCATTCCGGCCCAGCCAGGGCTATCGGAAGTGCTTGCTGAGGGGATAGCTTGGGAAACGGTTGTGCGCGCGACGAAGTTCGGCAGCCTGTTTGTCCTGCCTGCCGGCGCCTTCACGGGCAAATCGAGTGAGTTGTTTATTGGTGAAATCACAAGAAGCTTCATTCAGGAATCCGCGGCGAAGTATGACTACGTGATAATGGACACGGTGCCGGTTATGGCCGCCGATGATGTGACCAGCCTGGCGCCGCAGGTGGATGGTGTGATCTTCGTGGTCCGTGCCGCCTTTACCTCCGCACGCGTGGCCCGGGCGTCCCTGGATTCACTATACCAACGCCAAGTCCGCGTGCTCGGCCTTGTCTTCAACGCGGTTCGCCCAAGCTCCGAGGATTACTACTACTACCGGTATCGAGATTATTACAGGCCATATCCTGCGGCCAGGGCCGAATCCGACGTTGCGGCCGGGCGTGGACGGTGA
- the rho gene encoding transcription termination factor Rho, whose amino-acid sequence MSTATDSESKSAATADYGAGYLEISEKGFGFLRTAENHFHPKPTDIFVTPDTIKRSFLREGSYVAGPTQPPHRGNSPQLKSVDKVNNIVFADYTKMVRFENLTTIDPIEKFRLETTPDLIETRVIDMVTPLGKGTRGLIVAAPRTGKTTILKQIANAITTNHPEVHVMVLLIDERPEEVTDFQRSVKAEVVASSNDQDLETHVRLSRFMIERCRRMVEAGKDVFVLLDSITRVARAYNSAHGGSGRTMTGGVDARALEIPRKMFASARKIEEGGSLTILATALVDTGSRMDELIFQEFKGTGNMELILDRKLSDRRLFPAIDIPKSGTRKEEKLFPKHQIEAVRKLRRTMVDLNPVEAMETLVAALRKHKTNDELLAKLL is encoded by the coding sequence ATGAGCACAGCAACCGACAGCGAAAGCAAAAGCGCCGCCACCGCCGATTACGGCGCCGGCTATCTCGAGATCTCGGAGAAGGGCTTCGGATTTCTCCGCACCGCCGAAAACCACTTTCACCCCAAACCGACGGACATCTTTGTCACGCCGGACACTATCAAGCGCAGCTTCTTGCGCGAGGGCAGCTACGTAGCCGGCCCCACTCAACCTCCCCACCGCGGCAACAGCCCCCAGCTCAAGTCGGTGGACAAGGTCAACAACATCGTCTTTGCGGATTACACCAAGATGGTGCGCTTCGAAAACCTGACCACCATTGACCCGATCGAGAAGTTTAGGCTCGAAACGACCCCCGACCTCATCGAAACCCGCGTCATTGACATGGTGACACCTTTGGGCAAGGGCACCCGCGGCTTGATCGTCGCCGCTCCGCGCACCGGCAAGACCACCATTCTCAAGCAGATCGCCAACGCCATCACCACCAACCATCCCGAAGTCCATGTCATGGTCCTGCTCATTGACGAGCGGCCGGAGGAAGTCACCGACTTTCAGCGATCAGTGAAAGCAGAGGTGGTCGCCTCGTCCAACGACCAGGATTTGGAGACCCACGTCCGCCTGTCGCGGTTCATGATCGAGCGCTGCCGGCGAATGGTGGAGGCGGGCAAGGATGTCTTTGTCTTACTAGACTCCATTACCCGGGTGGCACGCGCCTACAACAGCGCGCACGGCGGCAGCGGCCGCACCATGACCGGCGGCGTGGATGCCCGCGCGTTGGAAATCCCCCGTAAGATGTTCGCTTCCGCTCGCAAGATTGAAGAGGGCGGTTCGCTAACTATCCTGGCCACTGCGCTCGTGGATACCGGCTCGCGCATGGACGAGCTCATTTTCCAGGAGTTCAAAGGCACTGGGAACATGGAGTTGATTCTGGACCGCAAGCTTTCGGACCGGCGTTTGTTCCCAGCCATTGATATCCCCAAGAGCGGGACGCGCAAAGAAGAGAAGCTATTCCCGAAACACCAGATTGAGGCGGTCCGCAAACTGCGCCGCACCATGGTGGATTTGAACCCGGTCGAAGCGATGGAAACGCTCGTCGCTGCCCTTCGGAAGCATAAGACGAACGACGAGTTGCTGGCCAAGCTCCTTTGA